One Moorella sp. E308F genomic region harbors:
- a CDS encoding ATP-binding protein, whose amino-acid sequence MEELALHILDLLENALAAGARHILITIVEDEDRDQVTIEVQDDGRGMGPETLQKVLDPFYTTRTTRKVGLGLPLLQATAAQCGGKVALESRPGQGTRVAVTMKLSHPDLPPLGDMGATIATALSREEPVELVYYHRRGPKEFHFSSAWLQLHLGEVPLNCGPVLDWVQRYINKGLAELFGGEGK is encoded by the coding sequence ATGGAAGAACTGGCCCTGCACATTCTTGATCTCCTGGAAAATGCCCTGGCTGCAGGGGCCCGTCATATTCTCATTACCATTGTCGAGGATGAGGACCGCGATCAGGTGACCATCGAAGTCCAGGATGACGGCCGTGGAATGGGACCCGAAACCTTACAAAAGGTCCTGGACCCCTTTTACACTACCCGGACCACCAGAAAGGTAGGCTTGGGGTTGCCCCTTTTGCAGGCTACGGCAGCCCAGTGTGGGGGTAAAGTTGCTCTGGAATCCCGGCCGGGCCAGGGGACCAGGGTGGCGGTAACAATGAAGCTGAGCCACCCGGACCTGCCGCCCTTAGGTGACATGGGAGCGACCATAGCCACCGCTTTGAGCCGGGAAGAACCGGTAGAGCTTGTTTATTACCACCGTCGGGGGCCAAAAGAATTCCATTTTTCTTCCGCCTGGTTGCAGCTTCACCTGGGCGAGGTACCTTTAAACTGTGGGCCGGTACTGGACTGGGTACAGCGCTACATCAATAAAGGACTGGCAGAATTGTTCGGAGGTGAAGGCAAGTGA
- a CDS encoding complex I 24 kDa subunit family protein — protein MEACQCEAKWEELDKIIAAHRGRPSDLIEVLHQAQELIGYLPRQVQVAIADGLGVSLTEVYSVISFYHHFTVKPKGKYQISVCKGTACYVKGSPEILERLEKELGIKAGDSTDDGKFSLEVVRCLGACGLGPVMTVNKRAHGLLKPDTAVAVLEQYQ, from the coding sequence ATGGAAGCCTGTCAATGCGAAGCCAAATGGGAGGAACTCGATAAGATCATTGCCGCCCACCGCGGCCGGCCTTCTGACCTCATCGAAGTCCTCCACCAGGCCCAGGAGCTCATCGGCTACTTACCCCGTCAGGTTCAGGTGGCCATAGCCGACGGCCTGGGAGTGTCTCTGACGGAAGTCTACAGTGTCATCTCCTTCTACCACCATTTTACCGTCAAACCCAAGGGTAAATACCAGATATCCGTGTGTAAGGGTACGGCCTGCTACGTTAAGGGATCGCCGGAAATCTTGGAGCGCCTGGAAAAGGAGCTGGGCATTAAGGCCGGGGACAGCACCGACGACGGCAAGTTTTCCCTGGAGGTTGTCCGGTGTCTCGGCGCCTGCGGCTTGGGTCCGGTTATGACCGTCAACAAGCGCGCCCACGGCCTTCTAAAGCCTGATACGGCGGTGGCTGTATTAGAGCAGTATCAGTAA
- a CDS encoding (2Fe-2S) ferredoxin domain-containing protein, translating to MKSLEELQKIKETQLEAIRLREADQKAKIVVGMGTCGIAAGAREVMSAILDELGKRRLTNVAVTQTGCIGLCAQEPLVDVILPGKPRVTYGKVDANKARQIVAQHVVNGIVISEWVVNRGEE from the coding sequence ATCAAGTCCCTGGAAGAACTGCAAAAGATCAAGGAAACCCAGCTGGAAGCCATCCGCCTGCGGGAGGCGGATCAAAAGGCAAAGATCGTTGTCGGTATGGGCACCTGCGGGATTGCCGCGGGCGCGCGGGAGGTTATGAGCGCTATTCTTGACGAGCTGGGCAAGCGCCGCCTTACCAATGTAGCCGTCACCCAGACGGGATGCATTGGCCTCTGCGCCCAGGAACCCCTGGTGGATGTTATCTTGCCAGGGAAGCCGCGGGTGACCTACGGCAAGGTGGATGCCAATAAAGCGAGGCAGATTGTCGCCCAGCATGTAGTTAACGGGATTGTAATCAGCGAATGGGTTGTTAACAGGGGGGAAGAGTAA
- a CDS encoding ATP-binding protein: MSFPVRARDFLAGGDGAARIRQVLQQVGFPPAIIRRVAIAAYEAEMNIVIHSEGGELKAQITPGVITITARDTGPGIPDIDLAMQEGYSTAPREIQEMGFGAGMGLPNIRRCADELEIKSAPGQGTTVNIIIYNR; encoded by the coding sequence ATGTCTTTTCCCGTTCGGGCGCGGGATTTCCTGGCAGGCGGGGACGGGGCGGCGCGCATCCGCCAGGTCCTGCAACAGGTAGGGTTTCCACCGGCGATTATCCGGCGGGTGGCCATTGCCGCCTATGAGGCGGAAATGAATATAGTTATCCACTCGGAGGGCGGGGAACTGAAAGCGCAGATAACACCTGGGGTTATCACCATTACCGCCCGTGATACCGGCCCGGGGATACCTGATATTGACCTGGCCATGCAGGAAGGCTATTCTACCGCTCCGCGGGAGATCCAGGAGATGGGTTTCGGTGCCGGTATGGGACTGCCCAATATCCGCCGCTGTGCCGATGAACTGGAAATAAAGTCGGCGCCGGGTCAGGGTACTACCGTTAACATAATTATTTATAATCGCTGA
- a CDS encoding DRTGG domain-containing protein, translating into MKLREIVERLNLQVLAGEKVLDREVSTGYCSDLISDFMANGTPGCLWLTLQTHMNVVAVALLTGAAGVVFTGGRGIPPEVCQKAEAEGLPLLYTPYHTFEIAGRLYQLLYEK; encoded by the coding sequence ATGAAACTCCGGGAAATAGTTGAACGCTTGAATTTGCAGGTTTTGGCAGGAGAGAAGGTCCTGGACAGGGAGGTTAGTACCGGCTACTGTTCTGACTTGATAAGCGATTTTATGGCCAATGGAACACCCGGATGCCTCTGGCTGACTCTCCAGACGCACATGAATGTAGTGGCCGTGGCCCTCCTGACCGGGGCGGCCGGGGTGGTGTTCACTGGAGGGCGGGGAATCCCTCCGGAAGTCTGCCAGAAAGCTGAGGCGGAAGGATTACCTCTCCTGTATACACCTTACCATACCTTTGAAATAGCCGGGCGTTTATACCAGCTGTTATATGAGAAGTGA
- a CDS encoding [Fe-Fe] hydrogenase large subunit C-terminal domain-containing protein, whose translation MGYFHSVHLEEDKCKGCTNCIKHCPTEAIRVREGKARIIQERCIDCGECIRICPNHAKIAVGDDLTALAAYSYRIALPAPAIISQFAGQADLEHILGALVAVGFDAVYEVALAAEIVARAIRRYLDDYRGKRPLISPACPAVVGLIQVRFPSLVEQILPLATPVDVAARLAREEAMEATGLPSQAIGTFFISPCPAKITAARQPQGGLPGPDRVIPLAAIYGDIRQRLATAVPYPSRAGAAGYGWGHSGGENASIGGRRLLEVDGIHHVIEVFTRIEAGDFEDIEYIEAQACPGGCVGGALMVHNPYLARLELRQLARGLPPRPANLPEAGASLVAAPVQPRPSLQLDTDLATAIEKMQRLEATQAMLPGLDCGSCGSPSCRALAEDIVREEAQDTDCVFVLRDRVRVLAEEVVELARKLPPSMAQPERRNRDETPGNS comes from the coding sequence GTGGGTTATTTCCATTCCGTACACCTGGAAGAGGATAAATGTAAAGGCTGTACCAACTGTATCAAACACTGCCCTACAGAAGCCATCCGGGTACGGGAAGGCAAGGCGCGTATTATCCAGGAGCGCTGCATTGACTGCGGCGAGTGTATTCGCATTTGCCCTAACCATGCCAAGATCGCCGTGGGCGATGATCTGACGGCTCTGGCTGCCTATAGCTACCGGATCGCCCTGCCCGCTCCAGCCATAATCTCGCAGTTTGCCGGTCAGGCGGACCTGGAACATATCCTGGGTGCCCTGGTAGCCGTGGGATTTGATGCCGTTTACGAAGTGGCCCTGGCGGCGGAAATAGTAGCCCGGGCAATCAGGCGGTACCTGGATGATTATAGGGGGAAAAGGCCGCTCATTTCCCCGGCCTGCCCGGCGGTGGTGGGCTTGATCCAGGTGCGTTTCCCTTCCCTGGTAGAGCAGATTTTACCCCTGGCCACCCCTGTGGATGTGGCCGCAAGATTGGCCCGAGAAGAAGCGATGGAGGCAACCGGGTTACCTTCGCAAGCCATTGGCACCTTCTTTATTTCCCCTTGCCCGGCCAAGATTACGGCTGCGCGCCAGCCTCAAGGTGGACTGCCGGGCCCTGATAGAGTCATTCCCCTGGCCGCCATATATGGTGATATCCGTCAGCGCTTGGCTACCGCTGTACCTTATCCCTCCCGTGCTGGAGCTGCCGGTTACGGGTGGGGCCACAGCGGTGGCGAGAATGCCAGCATTGGCGGCCGGCGTTTACTGGAAGTAGATGGTATCCACCACGTCATTGAGGTCTTCACCCGTATTGAAGCGGGCGACTTCGAGGACATTGAGTATATTGAAGCCCAGGCCTGCCCCGGCGGTTGTGTCGGTGGCGCCCTCATGGTGCACAACCCTTACCTGGCGAGGTTAGAGCTGAGGCAACTCGCCCGCGGCCTGCCGCCCAGACCCGCAAACCTGCCGGAAGCAGGCGCCAGCCTGGTCGCGGCTCCGGTACAGCCACGGCCGTCCCTCCAGCTGGATACCGACTTGGCCACCGCTATCGAAAAGATGCAACGCCTGGAAGCCACCCAGGCTATGCTTCCCGGTTTGGATTGCGGCTCCTGTGGCTCGCCCAGCTGCCGCGCCCTGGCTGAGGATATTGTCCGGGAGGAAGCCCAGGATACCGACTGCGTCTTCGTTCTTCGCGACCGGGTGCGAGTCCTGGCAGAAGAAGTGGTGGAACTGGCGCGGAAACTGCCGCCGTCCATGGCCCAACCGGAAAGGAGAAATAGAGATGAAACTCCGGGAAATAGTTGA
- a CDS encoding SGNH/GDSL hydrolase family protein, whose amino-acid sequence MKAQEAKEKMNRVDLVGIGDSLTWGYPFGPEASWLDLAGRATGLVVVNRGISGETTGEMLARFDQDVVRLAPRAVTIMGGTNDAWAGLAVTEVINNVRAMVDKALRSGIQPVMALPPPLCQTGSDIPLSFLEKMAALLAAYRDACRDLALSRGLKLLDFFTPLLDPATGWGRKEYFVDDAHPSRPGYQVMAGVAVPLFRQLKQQA is encoded by the coding sequence ATGAAAGCGCAAGAAGCAAAGGAAAAGATGAACAGGGTTGATCTCGTCGGTATAGGCGACAGCCTGACCTGGGGCTATCCCTTTGGCCCGGAGGCTTCATGGCTGGACCTGGCAGGCCGCGCCACCGGCCTGGTGGTGGTAAACCGTGGCATTAGCGGCGAAACCACGGGCGAAATGCTGGCCCGTTTCGACCAGGATGTTGTCCGGCTCGCCCCCCGGGCGGTGACCATTATGGGAGGAACCAACGACGCCTGGGCCGGATTGGCCGTTACGGAAGTAATCAATAATGTCCGGGCCATGGTGGATAAGGCCCTGCGGTCCGGTATCCAGCCGGTAATGGCCTTGCCGCCGCCCCTCTGCCAGACGGGTTCAGATATCCCCTTATCTTTCCTGGAGAAGATGGCCGCGCTGCTTGCGGCTTATCGCGACGCCTGCCGGGACCTGGCCCTGTCCAGGGGTTTAAAGCTTCTTGACTTTTTTACCCCTCTCCTGGACCCGGCCACCGGCTGGGGCCGGAAGGAATACTTCGTCGACGACGCCCATCCCAGCCGCCCGGGTTACCAGGTCATGGCCGGGGTGGCGGTCCCTTTGTTCCGGCAGCTAAAACAGCAAGCCTGA
- the nuoF gene encoding NADH-quinone oxidoreductase subunit NuoF, producing the protein MEFYRAHVLVCAGTGCTASESPATKEALIRELKARGLDKEIQVVDTGCFGFCRFGPNMMVYPEGVFYTQVHPEDVPELVEEHFIKGRVLERKLYKQPETEAAVKAFEEIPFFKHQVRIALRNCGLINPESIDEYIARDGYQALGKVLTTMTPGEVIDVIKKSGLRGRGGGGFPTGLKWEFAHRSPGPVKYIVCNADEGDPGAFMDRSILEGDPHAVLEGLAIGGYAIGASQGYIYVRAEYPIAVNRLKIAIQQAREKGLLGKNLFNSGFDFDIDIRLGAGAFVCGEETALLASIEGRRGEPRPRPPFPAVSGLWGKPTVINNVETLANIPTIIREGWEWFASIGTEKSKGTKVFALAGKINNNGLVEIPMGTSLGEVIYDIGGGIPDGKKFKAAQTGGPSGGCIPAEYLNTPIDYESLTALGTIMGSGGLIIMDEDTCMVDLAKFFLDFVKDESCGKCTPCRIGTTRMLEILDRISKGQGKEEDLDLLVELGQQIKDTALCGLGQTAPNPVLSTIKYFRDEYLAHIREHRCPASVCAALFNSPCQNTCPANVDVPIYIDLIRQRRFAEAYEVIRRENPFPVVCGRVCNHPCEGKCNRAKIDQPLAIRELKRFAADYAMKLNGQRPRPEIKPPNGKKVAVIGSGPAGLTAAYYLALKGYSVTVFEALPVAGGMMAVGIPEYRLPKKTLQAEIDTILELGVELQTGKALGRDFSLDDLKARGYEAVFVAIGAHKDQKLGVPGEELEGVYAGATFLRQLNLGQAPNLKDKVVAVIGGGNVAMDAARSALRLGAKEVHIIYRRQKDDMPALREEVHEAEKEGVKITCQANPVAILGENGRVTAIRCARMRMGEFDRSGRRRPVPIEGADFTLPVDVVIAAIGQAVDPESIPDGVEVSRAGTMVADSKTGATKVPGVFAGGDCVSGPDTVIGAIAAGKRAAAAIDRYLGGDGVIVPEMEIKRQRTAPVIEEKTAREVAASLDLAERLTGFAEVELGYDLEAAVAEASRCLRCDVRE; encoded by the coding sequence ATGGAATTTTATCGTGCCCACGTCCTGGTCTGCGCCGGTACCGGCTGTACGGCCTCAGAGAGCCCAGCGACTAAAGAGGCCCTCATCCGGGAACTGAAGGCCCGCGGCCTAGATAAGGAAATTCAGGTCGTCGATACCGGGTGTTTCGGTTTCTGTCGCTTTGGCCCCAATATGATGGTTTACCCGGAGGGGGTTTTCTACACCCAGGTCCACCCGGAGGATGTCCCGGAACTGGTGGAAGAGCACTTTATCAAGGGCCGGGTGCTGGAGCGCAAGCTCTACAAGCAGCCGGAGACGGAAGCTGCCGTCAAGGCCTTTGAAGAGATTCCTTTCTTCAAGCACCAGGTGCGCATCGCCCTGCGCAACTGCGGTCTCATTAATCCCGAATCCATTGATGAATATATTGCCCGCGACGGCTACCAGGCCCTGGGAAAAGTCCTGACTACCATGACTCCCGGTGAAGTAATCGATGTGATCAAAAAGTCCGGCCTGCGCGGCCGGGGCGGCGGCGGGTTCCCCACCGGCCTCAAATGGGAGTTTGCCCACCGCTCACCGGGACCGGTTAAGTATATCGTCTGCAATGCCGACGAGGGCGACCCGGGGGCCTTTATGGACCGCAGTATCCTGGAAGGCGATCCCCATGCCGTCCTGGAGGGACTCGCCATCGGGGGTTACGCCATCGGTGCCAGCCAGGGTTATATATATGTGCGCGCTGAATACCCGATTGCCGTGAACCGCTTGAAGATAGCCATCCAGCAGGCACGGGAGAAGGGACTCCTGGGCAAGAACCTCTTTAATTCCGGCTTTGATTTTGACATCGATATCCGCCTGGGCGCCGGCGCCTTTGTCTGCGGCGAAGAAACGGCATTGCTGGCCTCCATCGAGGGGCGCCGGGGCGAACCGCGGCCGCGGCCGCCCTTCCCGGCCGTATCCGGTCTCTGGGGCAAACCCACGGTCATAAACAATGTCGAGACCCTGGCCAATATACCGACCATTATCCGCGAGGGCTGGGAATGGTTTGCCAGCATCGGTACCGAAAAGAGCAAGGGGACCAAGGTCTTCGCCCTGGCCGGGAAGATTAACAACAACGGCCTGGTGGAGATCCCCATGGGCACCTCCTTGGGAGAGGTTATCTACGACATCGGCGGCGGCATTCCCGACGGCAAGAAGTTCAAGGCGGCCCAGACGGGCGGGCCTTCGGGCGGCTGCATCCCGGCCGAATACTTGAACACCCCCATTGACTATGAATCCCTGACGGCCCTAGGCACCATTATGGGTTCCGGCGGGCTGATTATCATGGACGAAGATACCTGCATGGTGGACCTGGCCAAGTTCTTCCTGGACTTTGTCAAAGACGAGTCCTGCGGCAAGTGTACTCCCTGCCGCATCGGCACCACCCGCATGCTGGAGATCCTGGACCGTATTTCCAAAGGCCAGGGTAAAGAAGAAGACCTCGACCTGCTGGTGGAGCTGGGCCAGCAGATCAAGGACACGGCCCTCTGCGGGCTGGGCCAGACAGCACCCAACCCGGTTCTGAGCACCATTAAATACTTCCGGGATGAATACCTGGCCCACATCCGCGAGCACCGCTGCCCGGCCAGCGTCTGCGCGGCCCTCTTTAATTCGCCGTGCCAGAATACCTGCCCGGCCAACGTGGATGTGCCCATTTACATCGACCTCATCCGCCAGCGGCGCTTTGCCGAGGCCTACGAAGTTATCCGGCGGGAGAATCCTTTCCCGGTTGTTTGCGGCCGGGTTTGCAATCATCCCTGCGAGGGCAAGTGCAACCGGGCCAAGATCGACCAGCCCCTGGCCATTCGCGAGCTCAAGCGCTTTGCCGCCGATTATGCTATGAAGCTCAACGGCCAGCGGCCACGACCGGAAATTAAGCCGCCTAACGGGAAAAAGGTGGCTGTAATCGGCTCCGGCCCGGCGGGCCTGACGGCAGCCTACTACCTGGCCCTGAAGGGTTACAGCGTGACCGTCTTTGAAGCCCTGCCGGTGGCCGGCGGCATGATGGCCGTTGGCATCCCCGAGTACCGCCTGCCGAAGAAGACCCTCCAGGCGGAGATTGATACCATCCTGGAACTGGGTGTGGAGCTGCAGACCGGCAAGGCCCTGGGCCGCGATTTCAGCCTGGACGACCTCAAAGCCCGGGGGTATGAAGCCGTCTTTGTGGCTATCGGTGCCCATAAGGACCAGAAGCTCGGCGTACCGGGCGAGGAACTGGAAGGCGTTTATGCGGGAGCAACCTTCTTGCGGCAGCTTAACTTAGGCCAGGCACCGAACTTAAAGGATAAAGTGGTGGCCGTCATCGGTGGCGGTAATGTGGCCATGGACGCCGCCCGTTCTGCCCTGCGCCTGGGCGCGAAAGAGGTCCACATTATCTACCGGCGCCAGAAGGACGATATGCCGGCCCTGCGCGAGGAGGTCCACGAGGCGGAAAAAGAAGGCGTCAAAATCACCTGCCAGGCCAATCCGGTGGCCATCCTGGGCGAAAACGGCAGGGTTACGGCCATACGTTGCGCCCGCATGCGCATGGGTGAATTTGACCGCAGCGGCCGGCGGCGCCCCGTCCCAATCGAAGGGGCCGACTTCACTTTGCCCGTGGACGTGGTCATTGCGGCCATCGGCCAGGCGGTGGATCCGGAGAGTATCCCGGACGGCGTAGAAGTAAGCCGTGCCGGCACGATGGTGGCTGACAGCAAGACCGGAGCGACGAAGGTGCCCGGTGTCTTTGCCGGCGGCGACTGCGTGTCCGGGCCGGATACCGTCATCGGCGCCATTGCTGCCGGTAAGCGGGCGGCGGCGGCCATTGATAGATATCTCGGCGGCGACGGCGTGATTGTACCTGAGATGGAAATTAAACGCCAGCGGACAGCGCCGGTGATTGAAGAGAAGACGGCCCGGGAAGTGGCGGCAAGCCTTGACCTGGCAGAACGGCTGACGGGCTTTGCCGAGGTAGAACTGGGTTATGACCTTGAGGCCGCGGTAGCCGAGGCGTCCCGCTGCCTGCGCTGCGACGTGCGGGAATAG
- a CDS encoding PHP domain-containing protein, whose product MALYRADLHIHTALSPCAGEEMTPPRIVAAALKAGLQLIAVTDHNSAGNVAAVQEAARDTGLIVLAGLEVQTKEDVHLVCLFETAEEALEWQAEVYRHLPAGENREDYFGLQLLMDAAGREIGREKRLLLASTGLGVEEVAGEVARRGGLCLPAHVDRPSYSLLVHLGLIPPGLPVAALELGLLTPEAARKKFQTLAGWPLVAASDAHYLHDIGRRVTDYDLEVVNITALVHAMRQQQFKVVIGGEEAISDK is encoded by the coding sequence ATGGCTCTTTATCGTGCCGACCTCCATATCCATACAGCTCTGTCACCCTGTGCCGGCGAGGAAATGACACCGCCACGGATTGTAGCCGCGGCTTTAAAAGCGGGGCTCCAGCTCATTGCTGTAACCGACCACAACAGCGCCGGCAATGTGGCTGCCGTCCAGGAAGCAGCCCGGGATACGGGGCTCATAGTCCTTGCCGGGTTGGAAGTCCAGACGAAGGAGGATGTGCACCTGGTTTGTCTTTTCGAAACGGCGGAGGAGGCTCTGGAGTGGCAGGCGGAAGTTTACCGTCACCTCCCTGCTGGAGAAAACCGGGAAGATTATTTTGGCCTTCAGCTTCTTATGGATGCTGCTGGAAGAGAGATAGGCCGGGAAAAAAGGCTCCTCCTGGCCAGCACCGGCCTGGGGGTAGAGGAAGTGGCCGGGGAGGTAGCCAGGCGCGGCGGCTTATGCCTGCCGGCCCATGTGGACCGACCATCATACAGCCTGCTCGTCCACCTTGGGTTAATCCCACCTGGACTGCCGGTAGCGGCCCTGGAACTGGGCCTGCTTACCCCGGAGGCCGCCCGCAAGAAATTCCAAACCCTCGCCGGCTGGCCCCTGGTGGCGGCTTCTGATGCCCATTACTTACATGACATTGGCCGCCGGGTTACTGATTATGATTTAGAGGTGGTAAATATAACCGCGCTGGTCCATGCCATGCGGCAGCAACAATTTAAGGTGGTGATTGGTGGGGAAGAAGCAATTTCAGATAAATAG
- a CDS encoding NADH-dependent [FeFe] hydrogenase, group A6 yields MSTVRLTIDNIPVEVEAGTTILKAAEKAGIHIPTLCYLEGINEIGACRVCVVEVEGARNLMASCVAPVADGMVVKTNSPRVRMARRLNVELLLSNHKMECPTCIRNLNCELQSLAQELGVRQIRFEGKKSEYPIDDSTPAIIREPDKCILCRRCVAVCEKVQGVKAIAPMGRGFDTVIAPAFQDKLLDIACVECGQCTLVCPVGALYEKDYTNEVWAALADPEKFVVVQTAPATRVSIGQEFGLPPGSINTGQMVAALRRLGFDRVFDTDFSADLTIMEEGSEFIERFTKGGPLPLITSCSPGWIKFMEHFYPEFIPNVSTCKSPQQMFGAVAKTFYAQKAGIDPAKMVVVSIMPCTAKKFECQRPEMRDSGYQDVDYVLTTRELARMIREAGIDFRNLPEEQYDDPLGESTGAAVIFGATGGVMEAALRTAYELITGKTLPSLDFYDVRGLKGIKEATVDIEGTKVRVAVAHSLGHARQLLERVKAGEQYHFIEIMCCPGGCIGGGGQPIPTNTEIREQRIKGIYQADVEMPIRKSHENPSIQALYREFLGKPLSEKSHHLLHTHYTPRGKY; encoded by the coding sequence GTGAGCACCGTGAGATTGACCATTGACAATATACCGGTGGAAGTTGAGGCCGGAACGACGATTTTGAAAGCTGCCGAGAAGGCGGGCATCCACATTCCCACCCTCTGTTACCTGGAGGGCATCAACGAAATCGGCGCCTGCCGGGTCTGCGTGGTGGAAGTGGAAGGGGCCAGGAACCTGATGGCCTCCTGTGTGGCCCCGGTAGCCGATGGTATGGTGGTAAAGACCAACAGCCCGCGGGTCAGGATGGCGCGGCGCCTGAATGTGGAACTGCTCCTTTCCAACCACAAGATGGAGTGCCCCACCTGCATCCGCAACTTGAACTGCGAGCTGCAATCCCTGGCCCAGGAACTGGGGGTCCGGCAGATCCGCTTTGAGGGTAAAAAGAGCGAGTATCCTATAGATGATTCCACACCGGCTATTATCCGCGAGCCCGACAAGTGCATCCTCTGCCGCCGCTGCGTGGCCGTGTGCGAAAAGGTCCAGGGGGTAAAGGCCATCGCCCCCATGGGCCGCGGCTTTGATACCGTCATCGCCCCGGCCTTCCAGGATAAACTTCTGGACATTGCCTGCGTGGAGTGCGGCCAGTGCACCCTGGTGTGCCCGGTGGGGGCATTGTACGAAAAGGATTATACCAACGAGGTCTGGGCGGCCCTGGCCGATCCGGAAAAATTTGTCGTCGTCCAGACGGCGCCGGCTACCCGCGTGTCCATCGGCCAGGAATTCGGCCTGCCGCCGGGGAGCATCAATACCGGCCAGATGGTGGCGGCTTTAAGGCGGCTGGGCTTTGACCGGGTCTTCGACACCGACTTTTCCGCCGACCTGACCATTATGGAAGAGGGGTCCGAGTTTATTGAGCGCTTCACCAAGGGAGGCCCCCTGCCGTTAATTACCTCCTGCAGCCCGGGCTGGATCAAGTTCATGGAACATTTCTATCCTGAATTCATTCCCAACGTGTCAACCTGCAAATCGCCCCAGCAGATGTTCGGCGCCGTGGCCAAGACCTTCTATGCCCAAAAGGCGGGTATTGACCCGGCTAAAATGGTAGTAGTTTCCATCATGCCCTGCACCGCCAAGAAGTTCGAGTGCCAGCGGCCGGAGATGCGGGACAGCGGTTACCAGGACGTGGACTATGTCCTCACCACTCGCGAGCTGGCGCGGATGATCAGGGAAGCCGGGATTGACTTCCGGAACCTTCCGGAAGAGCAGTACGACGATCCTTTAGGCGAATCCACCGGCGCAGCGGTCATCTTCGGCGCCACCGGTGGGGTTATGGAGGCGGCCTTGCGCACCGCTTATGAGTTGATTACGGGGAAAACGCTGCCCTCCCTGGATTTCTATGATGTCCGGGGCCTTAAGGGTATTAAGGAAGCCACCGTGGATATCGAGGGCACCAAAGTCCGGGTGGCGGTGGCCCACAGCCTGGGCCATGCCCGGCAGCTTTTAGAGCGGGTTAAGGCCGGGGAGCAGTACCACTTCATTGAAATCATGTGCTGCCCCGGCGGCTGCATCGGCGGCGGCGGCCAGCCCATCCCGACCAACACCGAGATCAGGGAGCAGCGTATCAAGGGCATCTACCAGGCCGACGTCGAGATGCCTATCCGCAAGTCCCACGAGAACCCGTCTATCCAGGCCCTCTACCGCGAGTTCCTGGGCAAACCTTTGAGCGAAAAGTCCCATCATCTCCTTCATACCCATTACACGCCAAGGGGAAAATATTAG